The following proteins are encoded in a genomic region of Thermococcus pacificus:
- a CDS encoding carbamoyltransferase family protein: MILGIHDGHDAGAVLIDGDRLFAVNEERLNRVKKYRGFPELSLRKVLEMANASPEDVEIIAVAGVFRKLARLKELETNLRAVFGPDFKRKVLFVEHHLAHSASAYYTSGWRDALAVSIDAAGDGLSSSVYVARGGEMIRIAQSTYVDSLGDFYASVTELLGFKPMRHEGKVMSLAAYGRPKYDLSAIIELNGLTFENHLGVIGVEATRKLAELFDYPLRHAKEIANQMKRGKLDGVLQKKAIEIAASAQAHLEKLIEELGLRLKNRALPVAYAGGVAQNVKANAVLRHVLGDDNLWVFPAMDDGGLAFGAAVFVKAQMERLDGKWKPFRLEHVYLGPGYGPDYVEDFLRSEGVEYEEVDVPSFVADALEEGKLVGLFQGRMEFGPRALGNRSILADPRDDSVKERLNVALRRDVFQPFAPSMLWERAEEYLEDLGGRPNEFMTMSYTASEEFRKLAPAVVHVDGTTRPQAVREEINPTYYRIIKEFDKKTGIGAVLNTSFNMHGEPIVCSPADALKTFRNAKLDVLVVGGFAVFARGLPGQLS, translated from the coding sequence GCGGTGCTGATAGACGGAGATAGGCTCTTCGCCGTGAACGAGGAGCGCCTGAACAGGGTCAAGAAATACCGCGGTTTTCCAGAGCTTAGCCTAAGAAAGGTTCTTGAAATGGCGAACGCCTCTCCGGAGGACGTTGAAATAATAGCTGTTGCCGGAGTTTTCAGAAAGCTTGCCCGCCTTAAGGAGCTTGAAACCAACCTCCGGGCCGTTTTTGGGCCGGACTTCAAGAGGAAGGTCCTCTTCGTCGAACACCACTTAGCTCACTCCGCTTCGGCTTACTACACCTCCGGCTGGCGGGATGCCTTAGCGGTGAGCATTGATGCCGCCGGCGACGGGCTGAGCTCGTCGGTCTACGTCGCGAGAGGGGGCGAGATGATAAGGATAGCCCAGAGCACCTACGTTGACTCCCTCGGCGACTTCTATGCTTCGGTTACCGAGCTGTTGGGTTTTAAGCCCATGCGCCACGAGGGCAAAGTGATGAGCTTAGCCGCCTACGGGAGGCCAAAGTACGATTTGAGCGCGATAATCGAGCTTAACGGTTTAACTTTTGAGAACCACCTCGGCGTCATCGGCGTCGAAGCCACGAGAAAGCTGGCGGAACTCTTTGACTACCCGCTGAGGCACGCAAAGGAGATAGCGAACCAGATGAAGCGCGGAAAGCTCGACGGAGTGCTGCAGAAGAAGGCCATCGAGATAGCGGCCAGCGCCCAGGCCCACCTTGAAAAGCTGATTGAAGAGCTGGGCCTCAGGCTGAAAAACCGTGCCCTTCCCGTGGCTTACGCTGGTGGAGTTGCCCAGAACGTCAAGGCAAACGCCGTTCTGAGGCACGTTCTCGGCGATGATAACCTGTGGGTCTTCCCAGCTATGGACGACGGCGGCCTTGCCTTCGGGGCGGCGGTTTTCGTCAAGGCCCAGATGGAGAGGCTGGACGGAAAGTGGAAGCCCTTCAGGCTCGAGCACGTCTACCTCGGACCAGGATACGGGCCGGATTACGTTGAGGACTTCCTGAGAAGCGAAGGGGTCGAGTACGAGGAGGTCGATGTTCCATCCTTCGTTGCAGACGCCTTGGAAGAAGGAAAGCTTGTCGGCCTCTTCCAGGGAAGAATGGAGTTCGGGCCGAGAGCCCTGGGCAACCGCTCTATCCTGGCCGACCCGCGCGACGATAGCGTGAAGGAGAGGCTCAACGTCGCGCTGAGGAGGGACGTCTTCCAGCCCTTCGCGCCGTCGATGCTCTGGGAAAGGGCCGAAGAATACTTAGAAGACCTTGGAGGAAGGCCCAACGAGTTCATGACGATGAGCTACACCGCGAGCGAAGAGTTTAGAAAGCTCGCTCCAGCGGTTGTGCACGTTGATGGGACGACGAGGCCCCAGGCTGTAAGGGAGGAAATTAACCCCACGTACTATCGCATAATTAAGGAATTCGACAAGAAAACTGGCATCGGCGCGGTGCTGAACACGAGCTTCAACATGCACGGCGAGCCGATAGTTTGCTCTCCAGCGGACGCTCTGAAGACCTTCAGGAACGCGAAGCTGGACGTTCTTGTTGTGGGGGGCTTCGCGGTTTTCGCGAGGGGACTGCCGGGCCAGCTCAGCTGA
- a CDS encoding methionine adenosyltransferase: MAEKVRNIVVEEMVRTPVEMQKVELVERKGIGHPDSIADGIAEAVSRALSREYIKRYGIILHHNTDQVEVVGGRAYPRFGGGEVIKPIYILLSGRAVEMVDREFFPVHEIAIKAAREYLKKAVRHLDLEHHVIIDSRIGQGSVDLVGVFNKAKENPIPLANDTSFGVGYAPLSETERIVYETEKLLNSDEFKKKWPAVGEDIKVMGLRKGDEIDLTIAAAIVDSEVDNPDDYMAVKEAIYEAAKEVVESHTQRKVNIHVNTADDPKKDIYYITVTGTSAEAGDDGSVGRGNRVNGLITPNRHMSMEAAAGKNPVSHVGKIYNLLSMLIANDIAEQVEGVEEVYVRILSQIGKPIDEPLVASVQIIPKKGYSLDVIERPAYEIADAWLADINKIQKMILEDKLNVF; the protein is encoded by the coding sequence ATGGCTGAGAAGGTTAGGAACATAGTTGTTGAGGAAATGGTAAGGACTCCGGTCGAGATGCAGAAGGTCGAGCTCGTCGAGAGGAAAGGTATAGGCCACCCGGACAGCATTGCCGACGGCATAGCCGAGGCCGTCAGCAGGGCTCTCAGCAGGGAGTACATCAAGAGATACGGCATAATCCTCCACCACAACACCGACCAGGTCGAAGTGGTTGGCGGAAGGGCCTACCCGCGCTTCGGCGGTGGTGAGGTCATCAAGCCGATCTACATCCTCCTCTCCGGAAGGGCCGTAGAGATGGTCGACCGCGAGTTCTTCCCGGTTCACGAGATAGCCATAAAAGCCGCCCGCGAGTACCTCAAGAAGGCCGTCAGGCACCTTGATCTGGAGCACCACGTCATCATAGACTCCCGCATCGGCCAGGGAAGCGTTGATCTCGTTGGTGTCTTCAACAAGGCCAAGGAGAACCCGATTCCGCTCGCCAACGACACCTCCTTTGGAGTCGGCTACGCCCCGCTCAGCGAGACCGAGAGGATCGTTTATGAGACCGAAAAGCTCCTCAACAGCGACGAGTTCAAGAAGAAGTGGCCGGCAGTTGGCGAGGACATCAAGGTCATGGGCCTCAGGAAGGGTGACGAGATAGACCTGACAATAGCAGCCGCCATAGTGGACAGTGAAGTGGACAACCCGGACGACTACATGGCTGTCAAGGAGGCCATCTACGAAGCTGCCAAGGAAGTTGTTGAGTCCCACACCCAGAGGAAGGTTAACATACACGTCAACACCGCCGACGACCCGAAGAAGGACATCTACTACATCACCGTCACCGGAACGAGCGCAGAGGCCGGAGACGACGGTTCCGTTGGAAGGGGCAACCGCGTTAACGGACTCATCACTCCGAACAGGCACATGAGCATGGAAGCAGCTGCCGGCAAGAACCCGGTCAGCCACGTTGGAAAGATATACAACCTCCTCTCGATGCTCATAGCAAACGACATAGCAGAGCAGGTCGAGGGCGTCGAGGAGGTCTACGTCAGAATCCTGAGCCAGATAGGCAAGCCGATCGACGAGCCGCTCGTTGCAAGCGTCCAGATAATACCGAAGAAGGGCTACTCACTCGACGTCATCGAGAGGCCGGCCTATGAGATAGCGGATGCATGGCTAGCTGACATAAACAAGATTCAGAAGATGATCCTCGAGGACAAGCTCAACGTCTTCTGA
- a CDS encoding metallophosphoesterase: MRILAITDIHGRLEKVETLTAALGGLEPELVLVAGDITNFSSANTARKVLKPLLALDIPVVAVHGNCDGRDVPELLGELGIGAHGRRVEINGLGIVGIGGSNLTPFNTIWELSEDEIKEILERNYRVGDVILSHVPPKDTKADKVHSGLHVGSTALREFIEKNQPPLVICGHIHEARSVDRIGETFIVNPGPLFKGYYAVIEFDEGEKRVKNVELRKL; this comes from the coding sequence ATGCGCATCCTCGCCATCACGGACATTCACGGAAGGCTGGAGAAGGTAGAAACGCTGACCGCGGCCCTTGGGGGACTTGAGCCGGAGCTTGTGCTCGTGGCCGGCGATATAACGAACTTTAGCAGCGCCAACACCGCCAGGAAGGTTCTCAAGCCGCTCCTCGCCCTCGACATACCGGTGGTGGCGGTCCACGGCAACTGCGACGGCAGGGACGTTCCAGAACTGCTTGGGGAGCTCGGAATAGGTGCCCACGGCCGGCGCGTCGAGATAAACGGGTTAGGAATAGTCGGAATCGGCGGTTCGAACCTAACACCGTTCAACACCATTTGGGAGCTAAGTGAGGACGAGATAAAAGAAATCCTCGAGCGGAACTACCGGGTAGGGGACGTAATCCTCTCCCACGTCCCACCTAAGGACACAAAAGCCGACAAGGTTCACTCGGGGCTTCACGTTGGGAGCACTGCGCTCAGGGAGTTCATAGAGAAAAACCAGCCGCCCCTCGTCATCTGTGGCCACATCCACGAGGCCAGGAGCGTTGACAGGATTGGAGAAACCTTCATCGTTAATCCGGGCCCACTCTTCAAGGGATACTACGCGGTGATAGAGTTCGATGAAGGGGAGAAAAGGGTGAAAAACGTGGAGCTGAGAAAGCTTTGA
- a CDS encoding translin family protein — protein sequence MELKEIIAEIRKVLDEKDSLREEALRLTREIVRLSGDTIKALHRGETEKARERLKVAREKVEKLKEKLREHPDLYYTGYVQSAHQEFVEASLFFAYMTGSEFPSPAELGVPHADYALGVGDLIGELRRHFLLLLLDGKLDEAEKTYRFMESVYEELMTLEYPKGLVNVRGKQDQARGILERTLEDLTRAKLNARLESRLRNAVEALENRENQ from the coding sequence ATGGAGCTAAAGGAAATAATAGCCGAGATAAGGAAAGTCCTCGACGAGAAGGACTCACTCCGGGAGGAGGCGCTCAGACTGACGCGCGAGATCGTGAGGCTCAGCGGGGATACGATAAAAGCCCTCCATCGCGGGGAGACCGAAAAGGCCCGCGAGAGACTGAAGGTAGCGCGCGAAAAGGTGGAGAAGCTGAAGGAAAAGCTAAGGGAACATCCCGACCTTTACTACACCGGCTACGTCCAGAGCGCCCACCAAGAGTTCGTGGAGGCGAGCCTGTTCTTCGCGTACATGACAGGGAGCGAATTCCCTTCACCTGCCGAGCTCGGCGTCCCTCACGCGGACTACGCCCTCGGAGTCGGCGACCTCATAGGGGAACTGAGGAGGCACTTCCTTCTCCTTCTGCTCGATGGAAAACTGGATGAGGCAGAGAAAACTTACCGCTTCATGGAGAGCGTTTACGAGGAGCTAATGACGCTGGAGTACCCGAAGGGCCTCGTCAACGTGAGGGGGAAGCAGGATCAGGCGAGGGGAATACTAGAGAGAACTCTGGAGGACCTAACGAGGGCGAAGCTCAACGCCAGGCTCGAGTCCCGGCTTAGGAATGCGGTTGAAGCTCTAGAGAATAGGGAAAACCAGTAG
- a CDS encoding pyridoxal phosphate-dependent aminotransferase, with product MALSDRLELVNPSEIRKLFDLAAGMEDVISLGIGEPDFDTPEHIKEYAKEALDKGYTHYGPNAGLPMLREAVARKLKKQNGIEADPKTEVMILTGANQAFIMGFATFLKDGEEVLIPSPMFVSYAPAVVLAGGKPVEVPTYEENEFRLSVDDLEKHVTEKTRALIINTPNNPTGSVLTKKDIEEIADFAVEHDLMVISDEVYEHFVYDGVKNYSIASLDGMFERTITVNGFSKTFAMTGWRLGFVAAPDWIIEKMTRFQMYNSTCPVTFVQYAAAKALDDPRSWEAVEEMRKEYDRRRNLVWKRLNEMGLPTVKPKGAFYIFPRIKDTGLTDKEFSELMLKEAKVAVVPGSAFGKAGEGYIRISYATAYEKLEEAMDRMEKVLKEKKLV from the coding sequence ATGGCGCTGAGCGACAGACTTGAGCTTGTCAACCCTTCTGAGATTAGAAAGCTCTTCGATTTGGCTGCCGGAATGGAAGATGTAATCTCGCTCGGAATCGGCGAACCGGACTTCGACACTCCTGAGCATATAAAAGAGTATGCCAAGGAGGCCCTCGATAAGGGCTACACCCACTACGGCCCCAACGCCGGCCTGCCAATGCTCCGCGAGGCTGTTGCCAGAAAGCTCAAAAAGCAGAACGGCATCGAGGCGGATCCAAAAACCGAGGTAATGATACTCACTGGTGCAAATCAGGCCTTCATAATGGGCTTCGCAACGTTCCTGAAGGACGGCGAAGAAGTTCTGATACCCTCTCCGATGTTCGTGAGCTACGCTCCAGCCGTTGTCCTCGCCGGCGGAAAGCCCGTTGAGGTTCCGACCTACGAGGAGAACGAGTTCCGCCTTTCCGTTGACGACCTTGAGAAGCACGTCACCGAAAAAACGAGGGCACTCATCATAAACACCCCCAACAATCCCACGGGTTCCGTTCTAACGAAGAAAGACATCGAGGAGATTGCCGACTTCGCGGTGGAGCACGACCTCATGGTCATAAGCGATGAAGTTTACGAGCACTTCGTCTACGACGGCGTTAAGAACTACAGCATCGCTTCCCTTGACGGCATGTTCGAGAGAACGATAACCGTCAACGGCTTCTCCAAGACCTTTGCCATGACCGGCTGGCGCCTCGGCTTCGTCGCCGCCCCTGACTGGATTATCGAGAAGATGACCCGCTTCCAGATGTACAACTCCACCTGTCCAGTAACGTTCGTCCAGTACGCCGCTGCGAAGGCCCTCGATGACCCGAGGAGCTGGGAGGCCGTCGAGGAGATGAGGAAGGAGTACGACAGGAGGAGGAACCTCGTCTGGAAGCGCTTGAACGAGATGGGCCTGCCGACGGTTAAACCAAAGGGCGCCTTCTACATCTTCCCGCGCATCAAAGATACCGGCCTCACCGACAAGGAGTTCAGCGAGCTGATGCTGAAGGAGGCTAAGGTTGCCGTCGTCCCCGGAAGTGCCTTCGGAAAGGCCGGCGAGGGTTACATAAGGATAAGCTACGCCACAGCCTACGAGAAGCTTGAGGAAGCGATGGACAGGATGGAAAAAGTCCTGAAGGAGAAGAAGCTGGTCTGA
- a CDS encoding endonuclease V, giving the protein MINESKNCIITERKLELIATLQRKLAGQIVERPLDVSNVKTVAAVDVSYRGDLARAAFVLCSFPECELLRANVVEIEVSVPYIPTYFFLRETRPVLLALRGEDFDVLLVEGHGRAHPRGYGLASHIGLLTGRPTVGVAKRPLRGVPEELFRRTGKAYVSVGNLIDLGSAVGIVEPLLEGGYPKPLKLADRLSKRGEQ; this is encoded by the coding sequence GTGATTAATGAATCAAAGAATTGCATAATTACCGAGAGAAAGCTCGAACTCATAGCCACCCTCCAGAGAAAGCTGGCGGGGCAGATAGTGGAGAGACCCCTCGACGTTTCCAATGTGAAAACAGTTGCCGCCGTGGACGTCTCCTACCGGGGAGATCTCGCTAGGGCGGCTTTCGTCCTCTGTTCCTTCCCCGAGTGTGAGCTTCTGAGGGCAAATGTCGTGGAGATCGAAGTGAGCGTCCCCTACATCCCCACCTACTTCTTCCTGCGCGAGACGAGGCCGGTTCTTCTGGCACTCCGCGGGGAGGATTTTGACGTTCTGCTTGTTGAAGGGCACGGGAGGGCACATCCGAGGGGATACGGTCTCGCGTCACACATAGGCCTTCTCACAGGGAGGCCGACGGTTGGGGTTGCTAAAAGGCCACTGAGGGGAGTTCCTGAGGAACTCTTCCGGAGGACGGGAAAAGCTTATGTAAGCGTCGGCAATCTAATCGACTTGGGATCTGCAGTGGGAATCGTCGAGCCTCTGCTCGAGGGAGGCTATCCAAAACCGCTTAAACTGGCTGACAGGCTGTCAAAGAGGGGTGAACAATGA